The Streptomyces spororaveus genome includes a region encoding these proteins:
- a CDS encoding DUF6257 family protein: MAKDPKFTARETAQIGWYIGRMAKRGVAGENVYQGDLERKVERIIDGAREREAQQAADAAAAEKAARKARAKNTRK; the protein is encoded by the coding sequence ATGGCGAAGGACCCGAAGTTCACGGCGCGGGAGACCGCGCAGATCGGCTGGTACATCGGCCGGATGGCCAAGCGTGGCGTCGCCGGAGAGAACGTCTACCAGGGCGATTTGGAACGCAAGGTCGAGCGGATCATCGACGGCGCCCGCGAACGCGAGGCCCAGCAGGCCGCAGACGCGGCGGCGGCCGAGAAGGCCGCCCGCAAAGCCCGCGCCAAGAACACCAGGAAGTAG
- a CDS encoding sigma factor-like helix-turn-helix DNA-binding protein, whose amino-acid sequence MHEEMQRVAQVKVPVERAKAAIDLLADYQGRVIELSRIRREAIEEAAASGMSQSEIAALLGVSRGRVGQLASQGPPPERAFFGTDLMTISLGGKYEAGKSPEENPGEVVAREDLGNFDRLRKLLATLKLDAHYEVIPPSGMVNLNRDNHVVVCGPRLSPIIAQVLEGDDYLRFEKDSAWHLVDLKTEERFRSPMDEDGSAADYGYLARLPRLDGRGTFLYAAGIHAIGANGVVHYLENNLPELYREVRTRRFSTLISCRYDPKTLEVLESKRVTPLYRHEG is encoded by the coding sequence ATGCACGAAGAGATGCAGCGGGTTGCGCAGGTCAAGGTGCCTGTGGAGCGCGCGAAGGCTGCGATTGACCTCCTGGCTGACTACCAGGGGCGAGTGATTGAGCTTTCGCGTATCCGGCGAGAAGCGATCGAGGAGGCGGCAGCCTCGGGCATGTCGCAGTCGGAGATCGCGGCGCTCTTGGGGGTGAGCCGCGGCCGTGTGGGCCAGTTGGCCTCTCAGGGCCCCCCGCCGGAGCGCGCCTTCTTCGGTACGGACCTCATGACCATCTCGCTAGGTGGCAAGTACGAAGCCGGGAAATCACCTGAGGAAAACCCGGGCGAAGTAGTCGCGCGAGAAGACCTGGGGAACTTTGATCGACTGCGCAAGCTTCTGGCCACGCTCAAGCTTGATGCGCACTACGAGGTGATCCCGCCCAGCGGCATGGTCAACCTGAACCGGGACAACCACGTCGTGGTCTGCGGTCCCCGGCTCTCGCCGATCATCGCGCAGGTGCTTGAGGGCGACGACTACCTGCGTTTCGAGAAGGACAGCGCATGGCATCTCGTAGACCTCAAGACTGAAGAGCGGTTCCGGTCTCCCATGGACGAGGACGGATCGGCGGCGGATTACGGGTACCTGGCACGACTCCCGAGGCTTGATGGACGAGGGACATTCCTCTACGCCGCCGGCATCCATGCCATCGGGGCGAACGGAGTCGTTCACTACCTGGAGAACAACCTTCCCGAGCTGTACAGGGAGGTTCGCACCCGACGCTTCTCCACTCTGATCTCTTGCCGCTACGACCCCAAGACTCTGGAAGTCCTGGAGAGCAAGAGGGTTACGCCGCTCTACCGACACGAGGGATGA
- a CDS encoding DUF6303 family protein, protein MSKQIFGAQMSLRCCGTTSAATAGGSRWQLYVAMSGLVSEWPTFTWPPTAEIPTLEERARALADLGFTLAEGVEWEWTEHAGPDYHPHPARVLMLCSAKVRPLEGGGA, encoded by the coding sequence ATGAGCAAGCAGATCTTCGGAGCGCAGATGTCCCTGCGCTGCTGTGGCACCACCAGCGCGGCGACGGCGGGCGGGTCGCGCTGGCAGCTGTACGTGGCTATGTCGGGTCTGGTCAGTGAGTGGCCGACCTTCACCTGGCCGCCCACCGCTGAGATTCCGACCCTGGAGGAGCGGGCTCGGGCCCTGGCGGACCTCGGGTTCACTCTGGCCGAGGGTGTCGAGTGGGAGTGGACGGAGCATGCCGGGCCGGACTACCACCCGCACCCGGCGCGTGTGCTCATGCTCTGCTCGGCCAAGGTCCGGCCGCTGGAAGGCGGTGGGGCATGA
- a CDS encoding FtsK/SpoIIIE domain-containing protein has protein sequence MTDNVVPLFKDPTTGTYTLPGDTPETPAVAAPDSVRPVRRWKRTARSLRAAVTSEPARTAARLVARHGMYVLGGTRITAKRAWDGRTGSRYERMIRAAEAAGNFEEAKEWEDRLTRFRSARHHRRMDLLKAPQDAVKSAAYGAGLTIGGLLLLGIVLAIANKDATWILAPITAVIEAIAAAVHVATVVWGPAVTISPWLGLLALWGVGRQRQTAPQWALPAQQRDDAGAPITPSIVVTALRDLGIAPMRKAIKEMGDAGAAMLGPIRIAGCGVEVDATLPSGVSTKEVQGRRRKLAENLGRHEHEVFITLPAAARTVRLWIADSGALDEPIGPSPLVTDPKAAANYKTGKAPWGQDLRGDAATLSLYQRHILATGLSNQGKTAALRALALWLALDKTVEFRIADLKGVGDWGMFDGLATTLIQGPTDEHVIQATEMVEELVAEMERRIQMPPGTVFTPLIGIVDEAQVAFMCPAVGADKRPYGGSKATSRYFMAVRKIHNQGRAVDVLLWEGTQDPTDQNLPKLVREGAHTRISLVLGTESQARMALGDKAVDGGAAPHLLRQDLDKGTVVVASGGITIPAGQTSITVRTHYIDDEQAAEVADRAKALRDGITTAHTVAAADESDPLADILTVLGTEARVLTQEVLKRLAALNGKAYGRWSFIDLKRVLDGTGAEPYKSDGRMVIGRDRITRALTNRPEDGSASATK, from the coding sequence ATGACCGACAACGTCGTCCCCCTCTTCAAAGACCCCACAACCGGCACCTACACACTCCCCGGCGACACCCCCGAGACCCCGGCTGTAGCCGCCCCGGATTCGGTCCGGCCCGTACGACGGTGGAAGCGCACGGCACGCAGCCTGCGTGCGGCCGTCACCAGCGAGCCGGCCCGTACGGCAGCTCGGCTGGTGGCCCGGCACGGCATGTACGTGCTCGGCGGTACCCGGATCACGGCCAAGCGTGCGTGGGACGGGCGGACCGGCTCCCGCTACGAGCGGATGATCCGCGCCGCCGAGGCCGCGGGGAACTTCGAGGAAGCCAAGGAGTGGGAGGACCGCCTCACCCGCTTCCGCTCCGCCCGCCACCACCGCCGCATGGACCTGCTGAAAGCCCCCCAGGACGCGGTCAAGAGTGCCGCGTACGGGGCGGGCCTCACCATCGGTGGCCTGCTGCTGCTCGGGATCGTGCTGGCCATAGCCAACAAGGACGCCACCTGGATCCTCGCCCCGATCACCGCTGTGATCGAGGCGATCGCAGCGGCCGTCCACGTCGCCACCGTCGTGTGGGGACCGGCCGTCACGATCAGCCCGTGGCTCGGGTTACTGGCCCTGTGGGGAGTCGGCCGGCAGCGGCAGACCGCACCCCAGTGGGCGCTGCCCGCGCAGCAGCGTGACGACGCGGGCGCGCCGATCACCCCGTCGATCGTGGTCACCGCCCTGCGTGACCTGGGTATCGCGCCGATGCGGAAGGCCATCAAGGAGATGGGCGACGCCGGCGCCGCGATGCTCGGCCCGATCCGGATCGCCGGATGCGGCGTAGAGGTTGACGCCACCCTTCCCTCGGGGGTCTCGACCAAGGAGGTGCAGGGGCGTCGCCGCAAGCTCGCGGAGAACCTGGGACGGCACGAGCACGAAGTGTTCATCACCCTCCCTGCCGCCGCCCGCACCGTCCGGCTGTGGATCGCCGATTCCGGCGCGCTCGACGAGCCGATCGGCCCTTCCCCGCTGGTCACGGACCCCAAGGCGGCCGCGAACTACAAGACGGGCAAGGCGCCGTGGGGCCAGGACCTGCGCGGCGACGCTGCCACCCTGAGTCTGTACCAGCGCCACATCCTCGCCACCGGACTCTCGAACCAGGGCAAGACCGCCGCCCTGCGCGCCCTCGCCCTGTGGCTCGCCCTCGACAAGACGGTGGAGTTCCGGATCGCCGACCTCAAGGGCGTGGGCGACTGGGGCATGTTCGACGGACTCGCCACGACCCTGATCCAGGGCCCGACCGACGAGCACGTCATCCAGGCGACCGAGATGGTCGAAGAGCTGGTCGCGGAGATGGAACGCCGCATCCAGATGCCGCCCGGGACCGTGTTCACACCGCTGATCGGCATCGTGGACGAGGCGCAGGTCGCGTTCATGTGTCCGGCCGTCGGCGCCGACAAGCGTCCCTACGGCGGCTCCAAGGCCACCAGCCGGTACTTCATGGCCGTCCGGAAGATCCACAACCAGGGTCGGGCCGTGGACGTGCTGCTGTGGGAGGGGACGCAGGACCCGACCGATCAGAACCTTCCCAAGCTCGTCCGTGAAGGCGCCCACACGCGTATCTCCCTGGTCCTGGGCACCGAGTCCCAGGCCCGCATGGCCCTGGGCGACAAGGCCGTCGACGGCGGCGCCGCACCCCACCTGCTGCGCCAGGACCTCGACAAGGGAACCGTCGTCGTCGCCTCCGGCGGCATCACCATCCCCGCCGGCCAGACCTCCATCACGGTACGGACGCACTACATCGACGACGAACAGGCAGCCGAAGTCGCCGACCGAGCCAAGGCCCTCCGCGATGGCATCACCACCGCGCACACCGTCGCAGCGGCGGACGAATCCGACCCCCTCGCGGACATCCTCACCGTCCTCGGCACCGAGGCCCGCGTCCTCACACAGGAGGTGCTCAAGCGGCTCGCCGCGCTGAACGGCAAGGCGTACGGGCGGTGGTCGTTCATCGACCTCAAGCGCGTCCTCGACGGCACCGGCGCCGAGCCCTACAAGTCCGACGGCCGCATGGTCATCGGCCGCGACCGCATCACCCGCGCCCTCACCAACCGCCCCGAGGACGGTTCCGCTTCCGCCACCAAGTAG
- a CDS encoding DUF6251 family protein, with protein MNHLPEPARPTVVQLPDGTHVYADQLPATYAGPQVVHQHIHQAAPDKTVQRIALGSGVGAGAVAAGVYFGPLLVAALTAMAANLAFLAVLALVLGWGVHTVVRSVGSDAGAAAVKNVRKARRRR; from the coding sequence GTGAACCACCTGCCCGAACCCGCCCGACCGACCGTCGTACAGCTCCCGGACGGAACCCACGTCTACGCCGACCAGCTGCCCGCCACGTACGCCGGGCCGCAGGTCGTCCACCAGCACATCCACCAGGCCGCCCCGGACAAGACCGTCCAGCGCATCGCGCTCGGCTCCGGAGTCGGCGCCGGAGCGGTCGCCGCCGGGGTGTACTTCGGCCCGCTCCTCGTCGCTGCCCTTACCGCCATGGCCGCGAACCTCGCGTTCCTGGCCGTCCTCGCCCTGGTCCTGGGCTGGGGAGTGCACACGGTCGTGAGGTCTGTCGGCAGTGATGCCGGTGCGGCGGCCGTGAAGAACGTCCGCAAGGCCCGCCGCCGTCGCTGA
- a CDS encoding DUF6284 family protein — MTFIAALQDRVTPWSDGLEPSDAELEAIEVELPLILAERDLLDAQIMTLDRTPTEVDEQRLRRACRRVLAARTALENRAAYLPSSGGAA, encoded by the coding sequence GTGACGTTCATCGCTGCACTTCAGGACCGTGTTACCCCGTGGTCCGACGGCCTGGAGCCGTCGGACGCGGAGCTGGAAGCGATCGAGGTCGAGTTGCCGCTGATCCTGGCGGAACGCGACCTGCTCGACGCGCAGATCATGACGCTGGACCGCACGCCCACCGAGGTGGACGAGCAGCGGCTGCGCCGGGCCTGCCGGCGCGTACTCGCCGCCCGGACCGCGCTGGAGAACCGGGCCGCCTACCTCCCGTCTTCCGGTGGCGCGGCATGA
- a CDS encoding DUF2637 domain-containing protein encodes MNRTGRILLVLALVAVVGMAFRVSWNALRDVARAIGADTTAAWLYPFVVDGLMALALVAALVLTGDARKFALRVLASYTLASLVLNYVHGLVPDLHSESIGWSRLAEGDWTNWVLVLLATSLPVGSIYFGSDLVAKVLHHRPPIEPDPQVSTQTDANRSTSEQGGPVVEEPAPAEEVASSTLPVVEPIAARPQLAVAAESTRPRRATGRVPVAARSTRVVRTDVDLLAEARTLTESWPVEKLTGEGIRKALRTSPAKARVVREALKAERERDTAAAAAG; translated from the coding sequence ATGAACCGCACCGGACGGATCCTGTTGGTGCTGGCCCTGGTGGCCGTGGTCGGCATGGCGTTCCGGGTGTCCTGGAACGCGCTGCGGGACGTGGCCCGAGCCATCGGCGCGGACACCACGGCCGCGTGGCTCTATCCCTTCGTCGTCGACGGCCTGATGGCCCTGGCCCTCGTAGCCGCCCTCGTGCTGACGGGTGACGCACGGAAGTTCGCGCTGCGGGTGCTGGCCTCTTACACGCTCGCATCGCTGGTCCTGAACTACGTACACGGGCTGGTGCCGGACCTGCACTCGGAGTCGATCGGCTGGAGCCGACTGGCCGAGGGTGACTGGACGAACTGGGTCCTCGTGCTGCTGGCGACGTCGCTTCCGGTCGGGTCGATCTATTTCGGCTCCGACCTCGTCGCCAAAGTCCTTCACCACCGCCCGCCGATCGAGCCCGATCCGCAGGTATCGACACAGACTGATGCAAATCGGTCTACGTCTGAGCAGGGCGGACCGGTGGTCGAGGAGCCCGCCCCGGCGGAGGAGGTGGCCTCTTCCACTCTCCCGGTAGTCGAGCCGATCGCGGCCCGTCCGCAGCTCGCGGTGGCGGCTGAGTCGACGCGTCCTCGTAGGGCGACCGGTCGAGTGCCCGTCGCGGCTCGATCGACCCGAGTCGTTCGCACGGACGTCGACCTGCTGGCGGAGGCGCGGACGCTGACGGAGTCGTGGCCGGTCGAGAAGCTGACCGGTGAAGGGATCCGCAAGGCCCTGCGCACCTCCCCGGCGAAGGCGCGGGTCGTGCGGGAGGCGTTGAAGGCGGAGCGCGAGCGGGACACCGCTGCGGCGGCCGCCGGATGA
- a CDS encoding RRQRL motif-containing zinc-binding protein produces the protein MSRIKWADCFDPLGRVHGLPTFPWRLAPDGLATRRQLRALGLRPGGQDIAGQVLRPRRRRDPLTAFLYRVDRALPVRPMTPAKTAALAKANATRRTCPECRRDAGYVIPVSLGMCVPCAYPEPPDGR, from the coding sequence ATGAGCCGGATCAAGTGGGCCGACTGCTTCGACCCTTTGGGAAGAGTCCACGGCCTGCCCACCTTCCCCTGGCGGCTCGCCCCGGACGGGCTGGCCACCCGCCGGCAGCTCCGTGCCCTGGGCCTGCGGCCCGGCGGGCAGGACATCGCCGGTCAAGTCCTTCGGCCCCGCCGACGGCGCGACCCGCTGACCGCGTTCCTGTACCGCGTGGACCGCGCGCTGCCGGTCCGGCCGATGACCCCGGCCAAGACGGCCGCGCTGGCCAAGGCCAACGCCACCCGCCGCACCTGCCCCGAATGCCGTCGCGATGCCGGATACGTCATCCCGGTCTCCCTCGGCATGTGTGTCCCCTGCGCGTACCCCGAGCCTCCTGACGGGAGATGA